One Pseudomonadota bacterium DNA window includes the following coding sequences:
- a CDS encoding YciI family protein, which yields MKFALLLFDDETFHDLSTSEHDKVMLAHQAFVDSLVEAGAMVGGEPLDRSSNAVTRFVDGRVQDGPFVDSKEQLGGFYLIDVPSKEAALSWAAKVPLASGAVEVRPIPDYAE from the coding sequence ATGAAATTTGCACTGTTATTGTTTGATGATGAGACGTTCCACGACCTATCAACGTCCGAGCACGACAAGGTCATGCTCGCTCATCAGGCGTTTGTTGACTCGCTGGTCGAAGCCGGTGCGATGGTTGGCGGCGAGCCGCTCGACCGCTCGTCAAATGCGGTGACGCGTTTTGTTGATGGGCGGGTGCAGGATGGGCCGTTTGTCGATAGCAAAGAGCAACTCGGTGGTTTTTATCTCATCGATGTGCCGTCCAAAGAGGCGGCGTTGAGCTGGGCTGCGAAAGTGCCGCTGGCGTCGGGTGCAGTAGAAGTACGGCCGATCCCGGACTACGCCGAGTAA
- a CDS encoding helix-turn-helix transcriptional regulator has translation MVFGDVVRQWRKVRKLSQFELAMMASVSQRHLSCLETGRSRPSRPMVMQLAEALDIPLRDRNALLSAAGFAKVYRERGLDDEQMRSVRAALDQILAKQEPYPCVVIDRFWNIVQSNAAMKRLMTVVGELEVDAQTRSNLALLTLHPRGFRPFIVNFDQCVAPFVQRLHRDMLRYSDRETAAFFERVKVLTGDIGHIDLQADDALMPTLPLELGFGDVRVALFSVIATFGTPQDITTDELRIESFFPADDVSRQFLESLA, from the coding sequence ATGGTGTTTGGCGACGTCGTTAGACAGTGGCGCAAGGTGCGCAAGCTGTCTCAATTTGAGCTTGCGATGATGGCCAGCGTGTCGCAGCGTCATCTCAGCTGTCTGGAAACGGGCCGAAGTCGTCCGAGTCGACCCATGGTGATGCAGCTTGCCGAGGCGCTCGACATTCCACTGAGAGATCGAAACGCGCTGTTATCCGCGGCGGGCTTTGCCAAAGTCTATCGCGAGCGCGGGCTTGATGATGAGCAAATGCGATCGGTTCGTGCCGCACTCGATCAGATTCTTGCCAAACAAGAGCCGTATCCGTGCGTGGTCATCGATCGTTTTTGGAACATTGTTCAATCCAATGCCGCAATGAAGCGACTCATGACGGTCGTGGGCGAGTTGGAGGTGGACGCGCAAACCCGAAGTAATCTGGCGTTACTGACTCTGCATCCTCGTGGTTTCCGTCCTTTTATCGTTAATTTTGATCAATGTGTTGCGCCGTTTGTGCAGCGCTTGCACCGCGATATGCTGCGCTATAGCGACCGCGAAACCGCGGCGTTTTTTGAGCGGGTAAAAGTGCTCACAGGCGATATCGGCCACATTGATCTGCAGGCGGATGATGCTCTCATGCCTACCCTGCCGCTGGAATTGGGATTTGGTGATGTTCGCGTGGCATTGTTTTCAGTGATTGCGACCTTCGGCACCCCGCAGGACATTACCACCGACGAACTTCGAATCGAGTCGTTTTTCCCGGCGGATGACGTCAGTCGCCAGTTTCTCGAATCGCTCGCCTAG
- a CDS encoding DUF6596 domain-containing protein, translating into MGSTEGRRAAEQAARLAYGRLIATLCQQGVGIAQAEDALSNAFVKALDRWDTHGVPEAPDAWLLTTARRALIDQSRHVAVKQRVEPELIDLFDRLEADSEPHDRRLDLMMLCAHPAIAANVRAPLMLQTVLGLTAQDMSAAFLVSPAALGQRLARAKKQIGQKQPGFVIPDEAEQARRVHDVLDAIYAAFGTGYDAIEDARDWRHGLAHEAIWLAQILVHTQPDIAEAQGLLSLMLFVQARVEARRNAQGAYVPLSEQDRAHWDWRIVAAAEHHLGLAAALKAPGRFQLEAAIQSHHMQFNDADGPDWSTIARLYDALVVQAPSLAAWVGRAAAMGEVEGAPAGLAALDLIPADRVRSYQPYWAVRAHLCTRAQRAEDARQAYERAIGLCDDPAVRDFLIEQLSRA; encoded by the coding sequence ATGGGAAGCACTGAAGGTCGGCGCGCCGCCGAACAGGCGGCGCGCTTGGCCTACGGCCGTCTGATCGCGACGCTCTGTCAGCAGGGGGTAGGCATCGCCCAGGCTGAGGATGCGTTGAGCAATGCCTTTGTCAAAGCGCTTGATCGCTGGGATACGCATGGCGTTCCCGAGGCCCCTGATGCGTGGTTGCTCACGACGGCGCGACGGGCGCTGATCGACCAGTCGCGCCACGTCGCTGTCAAACAACGGGTCGAACCTGAACTGATCGATTTGTTTGATCGTCTGGAGGCAGACAGCGAGCCTCACGACCGCCGACTCGACTTGATGATGCTGTGCGCGCATCCGGCTATTGCGGCAAATGTGCGGGCGCCGCTAATGCTGCAAACGGTGTTGGGATTGACCGCGCAGGACATGAGCGCCGCGTTTTTAGTCAGCCCGGCCGCGCTCGGACAGCGCCTTGCCCGCGCGAAGAAACAGATTGGGCAGAAGCAGCCCGGTTTTGTGATTCCCGATGAAGCGGAGCAAGCGCGTCGGGTGCATGATGTGCTCGATGCGATATACGCCGCGTTCGGTACCGGTTACGACGCAATTGAAGACGCGCGCGATTGGCGCCATGGCTTGGCGCATGAAGCCATATGGTTAGCGCAAATTCTTGTGCACACGCAACCTGACATCGCCGAAGCACAGGGGCTGCTGAGTTTGATGCTGTTTGTACAGGCGCGGGTCGAGGCTCGCCGTAACGCGCAAGGCGCCTACGTGCCCTTATCCGAGCAGGATCGCGCGCACTGGGACTGGCGTATCGTGGCAGCCGCCGAGCATCATCTAGGATTGGCTGCGGCGCTGAAAGCGCCTGGTCGTTTTCAGTTAGAAGCGGCGATTCAAAGCCACCATATGCAATTTAATGACGCAGACGGACCGGACTGGTCGACGATCGCCCGGCTCTACGATGCGCTCGTGGTTCAAGCACCCTCGCTGGCCGCGTGGGTAGGGCGTGCCGCGGCCATGGGAGAAGTGGAGGGTGCGCCCGCCGGTTTGGCGGCGCTGGATCTGATACCCGCTGACCGCGTGCGTAGCTATCAACCCTATTGGGCTGTGCGCGCGCATTTGTGTACGCGCGCACAGCGTGCAGAGGACGCGCGTCAGGCGTATGAACGAGCGATTGGCCTTTGCGATGACCCGGCGGTGCGCGACTTCTTGATCGAGCAATTGTCGCGCGCTTGA
- a CDS encoding SlyX family protein, which yields MKRSTDTIVHELQQRIDELETKVSFLELANQEMSDVMYAQQQAIEKRLDRLSAALEKLEQPDAPSTSLLDDIPPHY from the coding sequence ATGAAGCGTTCAACAGACACGATCGTGCACGAACTTCAGCAGCGCATTGATGAACTTGAGACCAAAGTGTCTTTCTTGGAATTGGCAAATCAAGAAATGAGTGACGTAATGTATGCGCAGCAACAGGCCATAGAAAAGCGCCTCGATCGTCTGTCCGCTGCACTTGAAAAACTGGAGCAGCCGGATGCGCCGTCCACCTCACTTCTCGATGACATTCCTCCGCATTATTAG
- a CDS encoding glycosyltransferase family 25 protein: MPPILVISLAHAVERRAAVSRQLGAQNLPFSFMDAIDKRSLSDEERGRVEEKEYVLNTGRLATDGEIACFASHRKAWRQCVDSGAPLVIMEDDFTLSANFSAAIDAANACIEACGFIRFQSETRARKKPLREIQQHTLWRYTKAPHSLAGYMLSPASAAALLHNSRRFFGPADVYTKMFWLHRQVMYGVTPYSVWDSEFSGDSHIGARPKAQKDWLTRLRRPLRKLRHWQLRRQANRTLAAATFSDD; the protein is encoded by the coding sequence ATGCCGCCGATTCTTGTCATTAGCCTTGCTCACGCGGTCGAACGACGGGCCGCGGTTTCGCGTCAACTCGGCGCGCAAAACCTGCCCTTTTCGTTTATGGACGCGATCGACAAACGCTCACTTAGCGATGAAGAACGAGGTCGGGTCGAGGAAAAAGAATACGTGTTGAACACCGGTCGCCTGGCGACTGATGGCGAAATCGCGTGTTTTGCCAGTCATCGCAAAGCCTGGCGGCAATGCGTTGACTCCGGTGCGCCGCTTGTGATCATGGAAGATGACTTTACCCTGTCCGCCAATTTCTCTGCGGCGATAGACGCCGCCAATGCGTGCATCGAGGCGTGCGGCTTCATTCGATTTCAAAGCGAGACACGCGCGCGTAAAAAACCCCTTCGGGAAATACAGCAACACACGCTGTGGCGCTATACCAAGGCCCCGCACAGTCTCGCCGGCTACATGCTGTCGCCTGCTTCGGCGGCGGCGCTATTGCACAACAGTCGCCGCTTTTTTGGGCCCGCGGATGTCTACACCAAAATGTTTTGGTTGCATCGCCAGGTGATGTACGGCGTCACGCCGTATTCCGTGTGGGACAGCGAGTTCAGTGGTGACAGTCACATCGGTGCGCGCCCCAAGGCACAGAAAGACTGGCTGACCCGTTTGCGACGGCCGCTAAGAAAGCTGCGTCACTGGCAGTTAAGAAGGCAGGCCAATCGAACGCTTGCCGCGGCCACGTTCAGCGACGATTAG
- a CDS encoding cysteine hydrolase family protein, which translates to MNAHTALLLIDVQQGLLDAAYGQRNNPQAEQQMRALLEHWRHQKWPVFHVQHCSTEPHSPLRPDQPGVAFQPQTAPIDGEPVFQKNVNSAFIGTTLEATLREQNLDCLVVVGLTTDHCVSTSVRMAANRGFRVFLVGDATATFERVGPDGRHYAADTMHAVNLASLHGEFCTVVSTEGVLRSEIESGAK; encoded by the coding sequence ATGAATGCCCATACCGCACTGCTGCTAATCGACGTTCAACAAGGTCTGCTTGACGCGGCCTATGGCCAGAGAAACAACCCTCAAGCGGAGCAACAAATGCGGGCGTTGCTCGAGCACTGGCGGCACCAGAAGTGGCCGGTCTTTCATGTTCAGCATTGCTCGACGGAGCCGCACTCACCACTGCGTCCTGACCAGCCGGGCGTCGCCTTTCAACCTCAGACCGCCCCCATCGACGGCGAACCGGTGTTTCAGAAAAACGTCAATAGTGCGTTCATTGGCACCACGTTGGAAGCCACGCTACGCGAACAGAACCTCGACTGCTTAGTGGTGGTAGGGCTGACGACCGACCATTGTGTGTCGACGTCAGTGCGCATGGCGGCGAATCGGGGTTTTCGTGTCTTTCTGGTCGGCGATGCCACCGCCACTTTTGAACGCGTGGGGCCCGATGGCCGTCATTACGCCGCAGACACCATGCACGCGGTGAATCTCGCTAGCCTGCACGGTGAATTTTGCACCGTGGTTTCGACCGAGGGCGTGTTACGCTCAGAGATCGAGTCGGGCGCCAAGTAA
- a CDS encoding AraC family transcriptional regulator has protein sequence MDAHLLTETLIRGASAGLLLLLAAVLLRHVRCCVASRAGAVFALGTAAYAIQSSETLCAHIGAWDYLLTFLSMQCVTFFWWFANAALDDDFEWQSWHWTPFAVLSVLIALYLFVPPLSSAAGIVAKLIMLGLALHVLWMALAEHRNDLLEQRRRVRLLFVAGIGIACLGATLLEMFVGTDQLPQWASMLMAVETLVLSLIFAMFLLQPSAPLMRANNGNAPPQPSGASPADTYELQQLESLMRTGFYTRESLTISDFATELDIPEHRLRILINQQLGFRNFTAYLNSYRLSDARNALADPAQARRQITQIAFDLGYGSITPFNRAFKAEQGMTPTEYRRMALAEQQVTH, from the coding sequence ATGGATGCTCATCTTCTTACAGAAACGCTCATTCGAGGTGCATCAGCAGGGCTTCTCCTACTGCTGGCGGCGGTGCTCTTACGGCATGTTCGCTGTTGCGTGGCGTCGCGCGCAGGCGCGGTCTTTGCACTGGGCACCGCGGCGTATGCCATTCAAAGCTCCGAGACTCTGTGCGCGCACATCGGCGCGTGGGACTACCTGCTCACCTTTTTATCCATGCAATGTGTGACGTTTTTTTGGTGGTTTGCGAATGCGGCGCTGGATGACGATTTCGAATGGCAGTCTTGGCATTGGACACCCTTTGCCGTCCTTTCTGTGCTGATCGCACTCTATTTATTTGTGCCACCGCTGTCCTCTGCCGCTGGCATCGTGGCCAAGCTGATCATGTTGGGTCTGGCCCTGCATGTGCTGTGGATGGCACTCGCCGAACATCGAAATGATTTGCTCGAACAGCGACGCCGCGTGCGTTTGTTGTTCGTTGCGGGCATTGGCATCGCCTGTCTTGGCGCGACATTACTGGAGATGTTCGTCGGCACGGATCAGCTGCCGCAGTGGGCCAGCATGCTGATGGCGGTGGAAACACTGGTGCTGTCATTGATTTTTGCCATGTTCTTGCTGCAGCCCTCTGCACCGCTCATGCGGGCTAATAATGGCAATGCCCCGCCCCAACCCAGCGGCGCTTCGCCGGCGGACACCTATGAGTTGCAGCAGCTCGAATCACTCATGCGTACGGGTTTTTACACGCGCGAAAGCCTTACGATCAGTGACTTTGCGACGGAGCTGGATATCCCGGAACACCGTTTGCGCATACTCATTAATCAACAATTGGGCTTTCGGAATTTCACGGCCTATCTCAACAGCTATCGGTTATCAGACGCCCGCAATGCGCTAGCCGATCCGGCTCAAGCGCGTCGCCAAATCACCCAAATTGCGTTCGATCTGGGATATGGCTCAATCACACCCTTCAATCGCGCTTTTAAGGCTGAACAGGGCATGACGCCGACGGAATATCGCCGTATGGCGCTCGCCGAGCAACAGGTCACGCACTAG
- a CDS encoding tetratricopeptide repeat protein → MAKFLDELKRRKVVRAALSYLVVAWLIVQVISVIGPALGLTERFMQITLVVLAVGFPIAMLLSWFFNFSFQGVTRESDDEHSSAVPTNSGRSIDFVIIGVLASALVAALVYIGSTDKPTTDYVDTSVLAILPLENLSNTPDGGFVEGLHSDLLDTLSRLSPLQVISRTSVLGFRGSESTIREIGNRLGADKIIEGSIQLANDFIRVKVTLVDVPSDARLWSKTFDKPFNAHQLFGLQRDIALAVAQELKVALALDEDQRLKQTPTQSTEAYRLYLLGKLRLADRTSASLDSAVTYFNDALALDPQYAEAYAGLAFAYNLQHHYSNRTLDDMTDQAMPLVQRALALDPSLSNAYVVLADIRSLQNDIQGAESAYERALTLNENNALARHWFGIMLINQGRFDEALVQHKRAQTLDPLSPIISVNVAQDYSFLGNVEAALEEYQHTLQIKPDFVPAYAHMAALYGRSLKRPDEAVRWLRKAWELDPGHTEYSSQLAETLLDLGDHENAGRWADIAWELGPTQYWPTRAKLLHALHTEDLDEIAQYTEAMNAITRNQFHTIIQSAYEHVERGEFDQARALFLPNFADLFESPPKVNTGNYALAVPLAAVLAEQGQTAQAEALLTAALAIMADLPRVGFHGVELLDVAALSLLGREQAAVEQLAVAQSSNWSHGWWAIRTQPLLFSGIAHRREVAEFEAAMTQHMDALYESLSSEQTPPSE, encoded by the coding sequence GTGGCTAAGTTCCTTGACGAACTCAAACGTCGAAAGGTCGTTCGCGCAGCGCTGTCTTACCTAGTCGTTGCCTGGCTGATTGTCCAAGTAATCTCGGTCATCGGCCCGGCACTTGGATTGACTGAGCGGTTCATGCAGATCACCCTCGTGGTGCTGGCAGTGGGCTTTCCCATCGCCATGCTGCTGTCGTGGTTTTTCAATTTTTCGTTCCAGGGTGTGACGCGCGAAAGCGATGACGAACACTCGAGCGCCGTACCGACGAATTCGGGCCGTAGCATTGACTTTGTGATCATCGGTGTGCTCGCTTCGGCACTTGTCGCCGCTCTTGTGTATATCGGCAGTACCGATAAGCCCACCACCGACTACGTCGATACGAGCGTGCTCGCCATTTTGCCGCTTGAAAATTTGTCGAACACACCGGACGGAGGCTTTGTCGAAGGTCTGCACAGCGACTTGCTCGATACGCTTTCGCGACTCAGTCCTTTACAGGTCATTTCGCGCACTTCGGTTCTTGGCTTTCGCGGTTCGGAATCAACCATTCGCGAGATCGGTAATCGACTTGGCGCCGACAAAATCATCGAAGGTAGTATTCAGCTTGCTAACGATTTTATTCGCGTAAAGGTCACGCTGGTGGACGTGCCCAGCGATGCTCGCCTGTGGAGTAAGACGTTCGACAAGCCATTTAATGCGCATCAGCTATTCGGCCTACAGCGCGACATCGCGCTGGCGGTTGCACAAGAACTGAAAGTTGCTTTGGCGCTTGATGAAGATCAACGCCTCAAACAAACACCCACGCAATCCACCGAAGCCTATCGGCTGTATCTTCTGGGCAAACTGCGTCTGGCGGATCGCACCAGCGCGTCGCTTGACAGCGCGGTCACCTACTTCAATGACGCACTCGCACTGGATCCCCAATACGCCGAGGCCTATGCCGGCCTAGCATTCGCCTACAACCTTCAACACCACTACAGTAATCGTACGCTGGACGACATGACCGATCAGGCGATGCCGCTGGTTCAGCGCGCGCTGGCGCTCGACCCAAGCCTGTCCAACGCGTACGTTGTGCTGGCCGACATTCGTTCGTTGCAAAACGATATTCAAGGCGCTGAAAGCGCCTACGAGCGGGCGCTCACGTTAAATGAAAACAATGCGCTTGCCCGACACTGGTTCGGCATCATGCTGATCAACCAGGGGCGTTTTGACGAGGCGCTTGTTCAGCACAAACGCGCACAAACTCTCGACCCACTGTCCCCCATCATCAGCGTCAATGTCGCGCAGGACTATTCTTTTCTGGGTAATGTCGAAGCGGCCCTCGAAGAGTATCAACACACGCTCCAAATCAAACCCGACTTTGTGCCGGCTTATGCACACATGGCCGCGCTGTACGGACGTTCGCTCAAACGTCCAGACGAAGCCGTGCGCTGGCTGCGAAAAGCCTGGGAACTGGATCCCGGCCACACAGAATATTCCAGCCAGCTCGCCGAAACACTGCTCGATTTAGGCGACCATGAGAATGCCGGACGTTGGGCCGACATTGCCTGGGAACTCGGACCGACTCAGTATTGGCCGACGCGCGCAAAACTGCTCCATGCGCTACACACCGAAGATCTCGACGAGATCGCCCAGTACACCGAGGCGATGAACGCAATTACGCGCAACCAATTTCATACCATTATCCAGTCCGCCTATGAGCACGTCGAGCGCGGCGAATTCGATCAGGCGCGCGCGCTGTTCCTACCCAATTTCGCCGACTTGTTTGAATCGCCGCCCAAGGTAAACACCGGCAACTATGCACTGGCCGTTCCACTGGCCGCTGTACTGGCTGAACAAGGTCAGACCGCACAGGCCGAAGCGCTTTTGACCGCCGCATTGGCGATCATGGCGGACCTCCCTCGAGTCGGCTTCCACGGCGTCGAACTCCTCGACGTCGCGGCATTGTCCCTGCTCGGCCGTGAGCAAGCGGCGGTCGAGCAATTGGCTGTGGCTCAATCAAGTAACTGGTCTCACGGCTGGTGGGCGATTCGCACTCAACCCCTCCTATTTAGTGGGATAGCCCACCGCCGGGAGGTCGCCGAGTTCGAAGCCGCAATGACCCAACATATGGATGCGCTGTACGAGTCGTTATCGTCTGAACAAACGCCGCCCAGCGAATAA